TAGGCTAGGGGCGTATTGTGTTGTAGTTTTGAGTCAACAAATAAGAACAACAAAACTAACACAATAAAATAAAGACATTATGAAAGCATTAGTAAAAACATTCGTAGCAGCAGCCTTAATCGCAGTATCAACGTTCGCTATGGCGGCAGAAGGCCCAGGCTCCAAATCAGCAAAAGCAAACGTTAACCTTTCTACAGCAGACTTTGCCCTTGAGCATTATGTTGCAGTTACGACAGAAGGCGAGTCGGCAGGCGTAGAGCAATTATTTGCCGAAGACTTTAGTCTAAAAGTTCAAGCTTCCAATGCACAAAGCCATAGCCGTAGCGCGTTGA
The window above is part of the Sphingobacterium sp. ML3W genome. Proteins encoded here:
- a CDS encoding nuclear transport factor 2 family protein — protein: MKALVKTFVAAALIAVSTFAMAAEGPGSKSAKANVNLSTADFALEHYVAVTTEGESAGVEQLFAEDFSLKVQASNAQSHSRSALIKSLKKQKGEKLNCAVSTEILEESVDYMVAKVTLKFENFTKTDLVTLEREGSGWKVCKSINSYK